The following is a genomic window from Candidatus Acidulodesulfobacterium acidiphilum.
AAATATTGCAGGCGGAAAAGACATGGGTATTGCCGAGGTAAGCGAGGCCGCAGAAAAGATTAAGTCCGAAGCTCATCCTGATGCAAATATAATATTCGGAGCGGTTATAAACGACGAACTTGAAGACAGGATGATGATTACCGTTATAGCTACTGGTTTAGGCGGTGAAGCCAAGCCCGTCTCTTTAGTTTCGGTTCAGGGCGGAGCCGCTTCTCAACAGGCGCAGGGATTAAGCCAGACCGTTAAAGCGCCGTTTTCCGAAGACGATAATACTCCGCCGGTTAAACCTGTTTCCGATACCGTCGTAAATATAAAAGAAACGCCCTCGTATATCGAAAGATTTTCCGATGTGGAAGAGGAAGTCAATTACGAGGACGACCAGTGGGATATTCCTACGTTTATGAGAAAGCAGGCGGATTAATTTAATAATATATTATATATATTGTATGCCAAACTCTAAGTCCGGTAAATCCGGCGGTTTTGTTGATTATGATATAAAAGCAAAAATCTGGCTTGAAAAAAACGGCGAGCCGGTCTTCGGAATGGGCAGGTTTATGCTTTTAAAAAAAATAGGAACTTCGGGTTCGATATCTTCAGCGGCAAAAGAACTCGGATATTCTTATAAAAAAGCATGGAGTTTCATAAATCTTATGGAAAAGAGATTCGGATTCGAACTCGTCGATAAAAAAATAGGCGGAAGATACGGCGGCGGTTCTGTTTTAACCGAACATGCAAAAAAAATAATGGCGGAATACGAAAAACTGCTTGAAAAGGAAAAAACGTTCTTAGACGATTATCATGCGCAAACCCCGCATCTCTTACAGCCCTCGAAACACTGAGGCGTAGTTTTAAGGTTAAGCGCTCTTTTATATTCTTCCAGCAGGTATCGTTTCGTAACGCCCTGGTCTATTATATCCCAGGGAAGAAGTTCGCCCGTGCCTATTTTCCTGATAAATCCGTCCATACGCAAGCCTTTGTCTTCCGCGGCTTTTTTAATGCTTGTTTTATTAAGAAAAGAATATACCAAAATATCGGTAGAAAGTCTTGAACCTCTCGCAAAAAAAGCCTCGGTAAACGCGGCGTTTAAAGAGTTTATATTTACGTCGAGATTAGGCATGTTCCTAAGACCGTTAGCAATGTAAGATGCTTTTTTTCTAAGAATTTTTAAATCTTCAAAATTTTCCCACTGCAGCGGCGTCCATGCTTTAGGCACGAAAGGGCTGAACGAAGCCGTTAGTTTGCCTATTCTTTTATTCGCCTTAGATGCCGATATAAATTCTTTAAGTATTGTTTTCACTAATTTAACCGTATCGTCCATATCGTCTTTGTTTTCATACGGCAGTCCGAACATAAAATATAGTTTTATTCCGGTTATGCCTCTTTTAACGATATCGCCGA
Proteins encoded in this region:
- a CDS encoding LysR family transcriptional regulator, which gives rise to MPNSKSGKSGGFVDYDIKAKIWLEKNGEPVFGMGRFMLLKKIGTSGSISSAAKELGYSYKKAWSFINLMEKRFGFELVDKKIGGRYGGGSVLTEHAKKIMAEYEKLLEKEKTFLDDYHAQTPHLLQPSKH